Below is a window of Thermoanaerobaculia bacterium DNA.
TATGTCCCCAGCGGCGTCCGGAGTGCCCGGCCGCCACTACGCCTCAGAACGCGTCGTCGGGGAACTCCATGAGCGTCTTGCTGCCGGCCATCAACGTCGCGAAGTGCCCACTGCTGCGCGGCAGCATGCGCTGCATGTAGAAGCGGGCGGTGGCGAGCTTGGTCTCGTAGAAGGCGACGTCGGTCTTGCCCTGGCGCTTGGCGAGCGCGATCTTCGCCATCCGCGCCCAGAGAAAGGCGAGCGCCGTGTAGCCGAAGAGGTGGAGATAGTCGGTCGCCGCGGCACCGGCCTCGTCCGGGTTCTTCATGCTCTCCTGCGCCAGCCAGGCGGTGGCGCGCTGCAGCCGCTCGAACGCCTTCGCCGTCGGCTCGACGAACTCCTTCATCTCGGCGTTGTCCGCCTCCGCGGTCAGGAATTCCTGCACCGGGTGGAAGAAGCGCCGCAGGTACCGGCCCATGTGCGCCGGGAGCTTCCTGCCGACGAGGTCGAGCGCCTGGATGCCGTTCGTCCCCTCGTAGATCTGGGTGATGCGGCAATCGCGCACCAGCTGCTCGACACCGTAGTCGACGCAGTAGCCGTAGCCACCGCAGACCTGCACGCCGTGGTTGGTCATCTCGAAGCCGAGATCGGTCTGGAACGCCTTGATTACCGGCGTGAGCAGCGATGCCAGATCGTCACCGACCTCGGCGCGCGCCGGATCCGGGTCGTTCTCGGCGTGGTCGATCTCGATCGCCGCCCAGGCGGTGAGCGCCCGCGCCCCTTCGGTGAAGGCGCGCATGGTGAGGAGCATCCGCCGGACGTCCGGATGTACGAGGATCGGATCGGCCTCCTGGTTCGGATACTTCGCGCCGGTGAGGGCGCGGCCCTGCAGGCGCTCGCGGGCGAACTTGACCGCCGCCTGGTAGGACGCCTCGGCGAGCGCCAGACCCTGGACGCCGACGTGCAGCCGCGCGCCGTTCATGAAGGTGAACATCCCCTTCATCCCCTTGTTCGGCTCGCCGACCAGGAAGCCCTCGGCGCCGTCGAAGTTGATGACGCACGTCGGCGACGCCTTGATCCCCATCTTGTGCTCGATGGCGCCGCAGGTGACGCCGTTCGGCACGAGCTTCCCGCCCTCCTCGCGCAGCTTCGGGATCACGAAGAGGCTGATCCCCTTGATTCCCGGAGGAGCATCCGGGAGGCGCGCCAGCACGAGATGCACGATGTTCTCGGTCAGGTCGTGGTCGCCGCCGGAGATGAAGATCTTGCTGCCGGAGAGCCGGTAGGCACCCTGGATCCCGGCCGCGGGATCGACCGGCACCGCCTTCATCCGCACCAGGCCGAGGTCGGTGCCGGCCTGAGGTTCGGTGAGGCACATCGTCGCCGACCAGTCGCCGTCGACCAGCTTGGGGATGAACCGCTCCTTGAGCTCGTCGGTGGCGTGCTGGTCGAGCGCCGAGTAGGCGCCGTTGGTGAGCGCCGTGACCATGGCGAACGACAGGTTCGAGGCGCACATCACCTCGGTGAGCAGGATGCTCGAGGCGTGCGGCAACCCCTGGCCGCCGTACTTCGTGCGCGCCACCACTCCTGTCCAGCCGCCCTCGCGGTACTTCTTGTAGGCGTCCGGGAAGCCCTTCGGAGTGCGCACCTTGCCGTCCTGGAAGGTGCAGCCCTCCTTGTCGCCGGTCTCGTTCAACGGCTGCAGCACGCCGTCGCAGAAGTTCGCCATCTCGGTGACGACGTCCATGATCAGCTCTTCGGTGGCCTCTTCGAAGCCGGGCAGACGGGCGAGA
It encodes the following:
- a CDS encoding acyl-CoA dehydrogenase C-terminal domain-containing protein, which produces MLNYKAPLRDLRFAYYELFDGAGLARLPGFEEATEELIMDVVTEMANFCDGVLQPLNETGDKEGCTFQDGKVRTPKGFPDAYKKYREGGWTGVVARTKYGGQGLPHASSILLTEVMCASNLSFAMVTALTNGAYSALDQHATDELKERFIPKLVDGDWSATMCLTEPQAGTDLGLVRMKAVPVDPAAGIQGAYRLSGSKIFISGGDHDLTENIVHLVLARLPDAPPGIKGISLFVIPKLREEGGKLVPNGVTCGAIEHKMGIKASPTCVINFDGAEGFLVGEPNKGMKGMFTFMNGARLHVGVQGLALAEASYQAAVKFARERLQGRALTGAKYPNQEADPILVHPDVRRMLLTMRAFTEGARALTAWAAIEIDHAENDPDPARAEVGDDLASLLTPVIKAFQTDLGFEMTNHGVQVCGGYGYCVDYGVEQLVRDCRITQIYEGTNGIQALDLVGRKLPAHMGRYLRRFFHPVQEFLTAEADNAEMKEFVEPTAKAFERLQRATAWLAQESMKNPDEAGAAATDYLHLFGYTALAFLWARMAKIALAKRQGKTDVAFYETKLATARFYMQRMLPRSSGHFATLMAGSKTLMEFPDDAF